The sequence TCAGATTTACAAGGCCCTGGTGAATGAAGAAAGAGGCCCAGAGATGTAGCTGAGTCCCCACTGTGCCAAGCCAGCTCAGCCCATTCCACACAGATGCCTCACCTCATGGTAGGAACCCCTTCGCGATGGGCCTGATAGAAGAGGGTGTACCAGAAGGGCAGCAAGGAATACCGCTGGTTCAAGGCATCTCGGATGATGTCATGGTACTGAGATGGTAAAAGCCACGGCTCTCGCCGCCCAGTGTCCAAGTGGGCATGTGCCCGGAAGAATGGCTGGTAGGCACCCATCTGGTACCAGCGCACGAGAAGCTCTGGCTCCGGGTTTTTGAAGAAGCCGCCCACATCcgctgggagaggggaggaggaagCAGGTTGGAAAAGACGGTGAAGGGATGCTGCCTGAGGAGCTTCCCACGGCCCCACCCTGGACTCTCAGCTCTCTGTGTTCGTGCACAGGCCCTGGGCTCTCCACCTTGCCCCCGCCTCCTATCACACCAACACACCAAATGCCTCCCTCTCTCACCTCCACAGAAGGAAAGTCCCACCAGCCCCATGCTGAGACACATAGGGACAGAGATCTTCAAATGGTCCCATTCGGCAGTATTGTCCCCTGTCCACACAGCTCCTGAAGAAGACAAGCGAGAGAGCTTACAAATGGTGGCAGGGCTGACCTCTCTGACCTGTCTCATCTGCTCTGGGGCCCCCAGGACCCTACTGAGTCCCAAGAACATACGAATGGTCCTGGACCTCCCACTCCCTGGCTCTGCTCACAGTGCACAGCTGGGAGGATGCAGCGTACCGCTCTCAGTGGACGGTGGCATGGGTGGATGAACCCAAGGCCCACGGCTCCTCTGATCTGCCCTTCATACCCATCTGCCACAGCTCTAGTATTCCAAGTCTTACCAAGACGCTGGGAGCCAGCGAAGAAAGCCCTGCTTAGGACAAAGGGGCGTTCTACGCCCCCAGAGCGCAGCATCAGCCCATCAGCAGTTGCCATGTGctgggtgggagaggggagaagAGGCGTGGTGAGAACCAAAGCTAGCTGTTATCTGCAGCAagttccctggccctcagtctctgggcACAGGCTTCCCCCTTTCTGTCAACCCTCCTCTCCCAGGCCCTTACCACGTAGAAGCCATAGATGTTATGCACCTCCCGGTGCTCCCAGCCTCCATAATGCTGGGCATCCTTGAGCATGGTGACCTCGGGGCCGTTGAAGACAGACGGTTCATTCATGTCATTCCAGACAAAGAGGTTGGGAGCTGAGCCCTGGGAACACGAGACAGAAAATGGGAACAGAAGAACAGAGAAGAGGGGGAAGACAAGCGGTGTTAGAGCAGAGAGCTCCCAGGGATCTAAAAAGATGCATTTCTCCACGCTCTAAATCCGGGATCATCGAGACCCCCTGAACATTAGAGACAACCAACCAAAGCATGGTCACCAAGCAGAGTGATGGACTCAGggaggcagggggagaaagaCAGATGCAGGTGGCGCGGAGAATGAGTCCTGGTCCTTCCCTACCTCGTAATTGTCAAAGTTGAACATGTTAGCCCACCAGGCCCTCATCGTGGGATTAGTGAAGTCAGGGTAGGCAGCTGAGCCTGGGAGAGGGTGAGGGTGACTGTTAGCCCTAGGGGCCAAACAGCCATCATCCTACCTCCCCGGTCCCCAACGGCCTCTCCCTGGATTTTGGGCCTGCCTACCTGGCCAGCACCAGCCCTCATAGTCAGAGCCATCCCGAGTTTTAACATACAGCCCCTGGTTCCGCAGCTCCTCATGTACCCGGTAGCCAGAGTCCACCTTGATGTGGGGGTCCACAATGGTCACCAGCTGAGAATAATGCACAGGGGTGGTGAGAGGGCTCCAGGGCTCTCATGCCTCAGCCTCACCCACAGAAGACTGGCCATGCTGCAGCCTCTTACCTTCCGCCTCTTAGAGGCCAATTGCTCGAGCATGGTGAGGGGGTGGGGGAAGCGGCTGGGATCCCAGGTGAAATACCGCTTGCCATCAGCATGTTCAATGTCCAGCCAGATGACATCGCAGGGCAGGTTGTGGTCGTCGAACCCCTGATCCACTTCCAGCACATCCGCCTCGTCCCGGTAGTTCCAGCGGCTCTGGTGGTAGCCGAGGGAGAAGAGCGGGGGCAATGCCTGGGTCCCTGTGGGTTCAGTGAGTGGCGGGGTCACAATGGGGGCTGGGCCCAACCTGGGGTCAGTGAGGACACCCAGAAATGGAGGGAGGCTTGTAAACTAGGAGGAGGCTGAAGGGCTAGACAACAGGTTGGGGCACAGCACTTCTGAAAATGCACAGAGAGCCACCCCTCCCAAGAGGCCTCTGGCTGGCACAGTAGGGACACCACCTACCTGTGAGACTAGCATACTGCCGGAAGACATCAGTGACAGAGGGCCCGAGCAGCAGGAACACGTCAATGATGCCACTCTCCGACATCCAGCGGACATCTGTCTGGGGAGTTTCCCCAGAGCCCTGCAGGTAGTCCAGCATCTTCCCAAACAGGGTCTGTACAGGAGACCCGTGAGAGTTCCGACAGCTGCCCTCTTGTTCCCGACCCAAGTACAAAAGCAGCAATTTCCTCCTCAGAGCCCTCACACAGCTGGTTCCTGGGAGTCATTTCAGCCTGaggtcaaatgtcacctcctcagtgaAGCTTTGTCTGACCACGCTATCTACAgcagccccaccccaccctcaccaTGAGATTGTGTCATTTCTTAGTTAGCACTTTGTTGTTGCTACataccgagtcaattctgacacctagtgaccctaggggacagagcagaatgccttatagggtcttctaggccataatctttatgggagcagatcgccaggtcttttctcccaaagggcagctggtggattcgaaccaccgaccctttggttagcagccgagcgcttaaccactggaccactggGTTCCTTAGTTAGCACTTACTGCCTCTGaaattattttgccttttttgctATCTGTCTTGCTCCTatgtccccagcacctagaaaaGTGCCTAGCACTTAACACACACTCAATAAGAAATGTACTGAAGAACTGAGGCATCCCTTCAGTCCAGAaaggaaagcctttccctgagtGTGTGTCTTCTGGGAGTGACTGGGGAACTGAAATGCTGCTCTCTAGGCCCAGGGCCCCTTCCCTCACCCAATCCCCAGGCTACACCCTCGCTTCTTCAAAGCTAATGCCCTCATAGTCACGCGGATCTCCAGGCCTGCAAGACTCCCTCCCTCATTTTTTTGATGCCTTATGCTCTCACCTTCCCTGCAGTGTTGGAGGAGATGTCAACCCAGGTCTCTGCGGCATTGAGCCAGAAGATGCCCAGGTCCCGCTGAGGGTTGTGTGCCAGGAGCACAGGCACAGACCCATAAAGGGCCATGGGGTTGAACAGTTCATACTGGAACACATCCAAATTGTAGAGGCGATATGGCTCCCCACCCCTGCAGGCAGACAGGCAGACCTGGGTTCACGACTGGCCCCAGGCTACAGCACCCACAACCCCAACCCACAGACACAGGTGTGGGCCAAGAACTGGTCCCTTTGTCCTTTCTCAAAGAAGACTTCCCTGGTCACCAAAGGTGATCTAGGCACAGGAAGTGATCCCTACTTGACTAGGGTAGCCAATCTGCACGCACATGCCCCCACAGCCTCtgacttctcctccctccctccctgcccccatagCGTGATGTCACCATGGGACTCACTCAGTGACCTTCAGCCTCAGATTGTCTGCATGCTCGGGGATCCCATATACATGCTCCATTCCTGGCAGAGAGAAGTCCAAACCCACAGACGTAGGCCCTGGAAGCAACGCAAAGGACAAGCTCAAGAGCGCGTACTTGGCAAGGCCTCCCTGCAACCCTGCTCCAGGCTGGCCCAGCCCCTCACCATATGGCTTGCTGTCTGAGTGAGTTTTGAACGTTTCCTCCCAGGCTCCTGGCTCATCTTTCTCTGCCTTTTCCTGGGCCTCCTCTGGCTGTGAAGAGGAAAGAGGACCACTGGCCAGTCATACACCagttctctcccaccctcctcccatTTTCTAAATCCCACCCCTAACGGCAAGACTAAACTCAAGTTTCTTGTGGGCCTTCCCCTCCCGCCTCCCAGCCAGCCCTATCCTCCAACCACCTATCCCCTCTGACTTGCCTTGTCACCACCTCCAGGTGTTTCCTCGGGCTGGGCCCCATCGCCCTCAGCTGGGTCTTTTGATCCTTGCCTGGAAGGTAGGAGAGCTGTCTGCTCCAATCCAGAGGGGGCAGGGACGAGGGGCTAGTGGAAGGAGGGATGGGGGAATAGAGAGCCAAGGGTCCAAAGGAACGAAGGCATTGGAGGAAGGGACTAAATGTTAAAGCATGAAGAAGGACCCCCAGTGAGCAGGTGAGTGTGCAAAGGATGGGGAGAGAAATGAGAAAGGGAAATGAGGAGTAAATGCCAATGGGAGGTGCCTTCTGCAGACAGGCCCAAGTCGCCAGCCTCTGCGAGCACCCCAGAAGAGACAAGCAGAATGGTTCAGGGGCCTGGGGATGCCAGTCCTGGCTCTGATGCCTTCACTGAGACTCTGGCTCCAACTGCTCTCTCGGGCCTCAGCTTCCTGGCCTGACATGAGGGTTTTGCAAAGGCGAGCCGGTCATACCAGGGTCTACAAATATGCATAGGGACTCACACAAGAGGTTCTGCCAAAGAATGCTTTCAAGGGCAGCTGGCAAGCAGCTCTACCCAGAGCCTCAGTTGCACCCCAGCTGAGAGCCAGGCAGCCTCTCTACCCCTTGGCAATGCAAGAGGCTCCTTCCGTTCCTTTCAACATTTCATCTTCCTTCTCCCAGGGAGGCTCCCAGCCAGGGGAGCGGGGCCCAAAGGCCCTAACAGCACATAGCTGGGGAATGACAGTGAGCGAAGGGCAGGGTAGGAAGGGATCGGGGCGACTTCCCCTGGGGGCCAGAGCGCAGGGCGGGTGAGGGCAGAGGAACAGATACAGTACCAGTGGCCATGGATTTACCTAGAGAAAAGGTTCTTGATCTTATCCCATATGCTACCGAGCGTGACACTAACTTTATCCGAGAAACTGGGGCA comes from Elephas maximus indicus isolate mEleMax1 chromosome 7, mEleMax1 primary haplotype, whole genome shotgun sequence and encodes:
- the GANAB gene encoding neutral alpha-glucosidase AB isoform X1 yields the protein MAAVAAVAARRRRYWPGLVLACLGVCLGITLAVDRSNFKTCEESSFCKRQRSIRPGLSPYRALLDSLQLGPDALKVHLINEVTKVLLVLELQGLQKNMTRFRIDELEPRRPRYRVPDVLVADPPTARLSVSGRDDNSVELTVAEGPYKIILTARPFRLDLLEDRSLLLSVNARGLMHFEHQRAPRVSFSDKVSVTLGSIWDKIKNLFSRQGSKDPAEGDGAQPEETPGGGDKPEEAQEKAEKDEPGAWEETFKTHSDSKPYGPTSVGLDFSLPGMEHVYGIPEHADNLRLKVTEGGEPYRLYNLDVFQYELFNPMALYGSVPVLLAHNPQRDLGIFWLNAAETWVDISSNTAGKTLFGKMLDYLQGSGETPQTDVRWMSESGIIDVFLLLGPSVTDVFRQYASLTGTQALPPLFSLGYHQSRWNYRDEADVLEVDQGFDDHNLPCDVIWLDIEHADGKRYFTWDPSRFPHPLTMLEQLASKRRKLVTIVDPHIKVDSGYRVHEELRNQGLYVKTRDGSDYEGWCWPGSAAYPDFTNPTMRAWWANMFNFDNYEGSAPNLFVWNDMNEPSVFNGPEVTMLKDAQHYGGWEHREVHNIYGFYVHMATADGLMLRSGGVERPFVLSRAFFAGSQRLGAVWTGDNTAEWDHLKISVPMCLSMGLVGLSFCGADVGGFFKNPEPELLVRWYQMGAYQPFFRAHAHLDTGRREPWLLPSQYHDIIRDALNQRYSLLPFWYTLFYQAHREGVPTMRPLWVQYPQDVTTFSIDDQFLLGDALLVHPVADAGAHGVQVYLPGQGEVWYDIHSYQKHHGPQTLYLPVTLSSIPVFQRGGTIVPRWMRVRRSSECMKEDPITLFVALSPQGTAQGELYLDDGHTFSYQTRHEFLLRRFSFSGNTLVSSSADPKGHFDTPIWIERVVIIGAGKPAAVVLQTKGSPESRLSFQHDPETSVLILRKPGVSVASDWIIHLR
- the GANAB gene encoding neutral alpha-glucosidase AB isoform X2, whose translation is MAAVAAVAARRRRYWPGLVLACLGVCLGITLAVDRSNFKTCEESSFCKRQRSIRPGLSPYRALLDSLQLGPDALKVHLINEVTKVLLVLELQGLQKNMTRFRIDELEPRRPRYRVPDVLVADPPTARLSVSGRDDNSVELTVAEGPYKIILTARPFRLDLLEDRSLLLSVNARGLMHFEHQRAPRVSQGSKDPAEGDGAQPEETPGGGDKPEEAQEKAEKDEPGAWEETFKTHSDSKPYGPTSVGLDFSLPGMEHVYGIPEHADNLRLKVTEGGEPYRLYNLDVFQYELFNPMALYGSVPVLLAHNPQRDLGIFWLNAAETWVDISSNTAGKTLFGKMLDYLQGSGETPQTDVRWMSESGIIDVFLLLGPSVTDVFRQYASLTGTQALPPLFSLGYHQSRWNYRDEADVLEVDQGFDDHNLPCDVIWLDIEHADGKRYFTWDPSRFPHPLTMLEQLASKRRKLVTIVDPHIKVDSGYRVHEELRNQGLYVKTRDGSDYEGWCWPGSAAYPDFTNPTMRAWWANMFNFDNYEGSAPNLFVWNDMNEPSVFNGPEVTMLKDAQHYGGWEHREVHNIYGFYVHMATADGLMLRSGGVERPFVLSRAFFAGSQRLGAVWTGDNTAEWDHLKISVPMCLSMGLVGLSFCGADVGGFFKNPEPELLVRWYQMGAYQPFFRAHAHLDTGRREPWLLPSQYHDIIRDALNQRYSLLPFWYTLFYQAHREGVPTMRPLWVQYPQDVTTFSIDDQFLLGDALLVHPVADAGAHGVQVYLPGQGEVWYDIHSYQKHHGPQTLYLPVTLSSIPVFQRGGTIVPRWMRVRRSSECMKEDPITLFVALSPQGTAQGELYLDDGHTFSYQTRHEFLLRRFSFSGNTLVSSSADPKGHFDTPIWIERVVIIGAGKPAAVVLQTKGSPESRLSFQHDPETSVLILRKPGVSVASDWIIHLR